From Bradyrhizobium sp. AZCC 1610:
GTCCGGTATTCCCCGAATTCGATGATGAACGGAAGCGCGGCTTGCGCCGCCATCCCGCTTTTGCCCCGGCGTACGACGTCTCAGGCTCGGTGCCGGTGATCTATGGCTGCGGTAATTGCCTGATCCGGCGTTCGGTGTTTGCCCGCTTGGGCACGCCGGCGTTTGACCTCCGTTTCAATTTTCTGGGCGGCGGAGATACCGATTTCTTCTACCGTTGTCGAAGGCTCGGCTTGCGGTTTCATTGGGTGGCCGAAGCCGTGATCAGCGAGACCGTGCCGCAAAGCCGGACCAGCCTGAAATGGTTGGCGATGCGCGGCCTGCGGATCGGCGCGATCAACTATCACGTCCAGCGCAAGGCGACGCCGACGCTTTGGCTGCGGACGAAGTTGACAGCCAAATTGCTGGCAGCCCTGCCGCTTTCTTTTGTCTATGCCGTGGGCGTAATCCTGACCGAACGTGAGCGGACCATGGCCATGCATCCCGTCACGGTGGCGATCGGCAGCGCGCTGGCCGTGTTCGGCCTCGAACCGCAACCCTACAAGGCTTCGAGGATCGTCTCATGAGCCAGCTCGTCGACGCATCCGAAATCCGTAGCGTTGCTGCCGGGATAGAGCGCCAGCAGGTGATGGATGTCGTTCGCGGCGCGACCTTTGTCGGAACGCTGCTGCTCGGCTGGGTATCGCTGCATCCGTTCGTCAGTCTCGGCGACATGCAGATCGGCGACGTCGGCACCGGTAACGAGCTGGCGACCTATGCGATGTTCGGCGCCCTCAGCGTGCTGACGATCGCGCTCGCCATGCGAAATGACGCGCGAGGACTGGCGACGTTGCTGTCTCCGGCGTTCGTCCTGTTCGGCACCTGGGTGCTGGTGACGGTCGTGCTGTCGCTCGATCCGACAACGTCGGTCAGGCGTCTTTCGTTGACGATCTGCGTTGTCGCGGTGACCGCCGCCCTGATGCTGCTGCCGCGGTCGCAGCAGGAATTGATGCACTGGTTCACGATCGCGGCGCTCGCGTTATTGGCGATCTGCTATCTCGGAATATTGCTGGCCCCGGACCTTTCGGTTCACCTGGCGACCGATCCGCAGGAGCCCGGATTGGCCGGCAACTGGCGCGGCACGTTCGGCCACAAGAATCAGGCCGCGGCCATCATGGTGATGGTGCTGTTTCTCGGCGTCTACATTAACCGTTCCGGCCTATGGCTATCGGGGGCCGCGATTATCGCGCTTGCCTCGCTGTTCCTGCTGTATTCGGCCGGAAAGAGCTCGCTTACCCTGTGTTTTGCGGTGTTGTTGCTGACGTCGTTAGCGTCAGTCATCCGCTCGTTCTGGCTTCGCGCGATCATATTGCTGACGCCGCTGCTATTGCTGAACCTGCTGAGCGTCGGCACCGTGATGTTTGAGGGGCTTGCCGCGATTTCCAAACTGCTGCCGTTCGACTCGACATTCACCGGCCGTACCGACATCTGGGCGTTTGCGCTGCAGTCGCTCCATGCACGATTGCTCACCGGTTACGGCTTTGCGTCCTTCTGGGGCAGCAGCGCCATTCAAAATCTTCCCGAGGGCAAGGAGTGGGCGAGCTTCGCCGCCCACAGCCACAATGGCTATCTCGACACGGCGCTGGGCATGGGCGTTCCCGGGCTGCTCTTGCTCATTGTGGTACTCGTGATCGTACCCTTGCGGAATTTTCAGCGGGCGGACGAGGGCGGCAACAACGGTCCGCTCGCCATGATGCTGCTGCGGATCTGGCTGTTCGGGCTCTATCTGTCGGCGATGGAAAGCTTCTTCCTCGACCGTGCCGATCCCCTGTGGTTCACGTTCCTGCTGGCGGTATTCGGCCTGCACTATCTCGCGCGTTTCCGTGCGCGAGCCTGAGGCTCAAAGCTGCGCCCGCACCGCTTCGGCCACGTCCGTCCACCAGCCGTCGAAATCGAACGGCAACGGCACCGGCGGCCGTTTGACCGCCGCGGCGATCCGGTCGGCATAGGTCTCGTTATCAGCGCCGCGCGCGACCAGCACGACCGCGCCGCGGCCGATCAATTCCTTGAAGCGCGGATGGTGGTCGAATTCCTCCGGCAGCGCAGGGCCGGCGACGACGAGCGGACGGCCGGATTGCACGCAGGTGAGAATGCTGGAACGGCGCGCCGTGAGTCCCTCATCGAGCGGATAACAGAATGCGTCGATCTCGCTGAACAGGCCGAACACCTTGTGATCGGAGGCGACGAAGCCGGAGACGATCACGTCGTCGGCGATGCCGAGTTCTCTGGCGCGGGCATGAAACTCCGCCTCGACCTTGTCGACGCCGCGGATGAAGGAGCCGATATAGACGATCAGCGGCTTGAGCCCGCGTTGCTTCAGAATGGCGCCGATCTCGAGCAGCGCATTGGGCTGCTTGCCCGGATAGATCGATCCGAAATGACCGATCAAGAGCCGCCCGTCACCTTTCGCGGCGATGAGGCGATGCCGCAATTTCGAGTCTTCAATTCCTGCCGGGGCCTCGATGTTCGGCGGCAGTGGCGCCAGCACGCTCTTTTTGGCGGTCCAGCCGAGCAGGCGGTCACTGGCCAGCTCGCGCCGCACCAGCGGCGAGAACATGACAATGGCGTCGGCAAGCAGCAAGGCCGGCATGTAGGTGATGCGGCGCAGCCAATGCAGCCCGTTCCATTCGTGCTGGATCAGGACGAGCTTACGCCGGCGCAGCCGGGCGATCGCCATCGCCACGAGCGGTGCGAACATCACGCGCTTCCAGGCCACGATCGGGAAGTTGCAGACCACGCTTTGCGCCGTGCCGACCGCGCGCCAGATCTCGGCAAGCGAACCTTCGCTGCGCGTTAGCGTTAACGTCGTGCTGGTTCCGGGCTCGAGCTTTTCGATCGCTTCCTGCAACAGGCGGGTGAACTGGCCGACGCCGCAATGCATCTGCGGTCCCGCGCCGAGAAACAGCGCCTGATATCGGGTTTCTCCAGTCATCGTGCGGCGGCGAGGTTTTCTAAAAGCGTTTTCAAGCGAAGTGGATCCTGGTTCGCGTTAAGAAAACGCGCCGAAATAGATACCGGCGTTAGCCATACATCCCAGACATTAGCTTCCGGTAAGCGGCGGCGTCCGCCCGGCACCGTTCTTGCCAATCCGACCGTGAAGAGCGTCCGGCCGTCTCATAACGGGACATCGGGCGGTCACGGCAATGGCGGAAGGCCGCGATTTCGGGACAGCCGGAATGCCGGCGGGCCAGGCAACGGAAGCAGGAGCGCGGCGATGACGGGCAAGATCTTCGGCACATGGGATGAGACGCATTCCGAGCTTTGGAGCCATCAGCCGATCCGGCTCGAACACGAGATGCACAAATCGCCGGCGTTCTCGATCGACGATCTCACCCAGTTGATCGAGAGCTATCCGCGCGAGCACTACAGCCTGGTGAAGACGGGCGCCAAGGGATCCAGCCGCGTGTGGCGCGAGGGCGATATCGGTAACCTCTCCGGCCGGCAGGTCATCGAAGCGATTTCCCGCGGTGGCCTCTGGCTCAACATGCGCGATGTCGGCTCGGTCGATAGCCGCTACCGCAAGCTGATAGACCGGATGTTCGACGAGATCGCGGCCAAGGTTCCAGGGTTCGTGGTGCCGAATCACCAGGCCGGCATTCTGATCTCCTCGCCGGACGCGCAGGTCTATTATCATGCCGATTTGCCGGGGCAGGGCTTGATCCAGATCGCCGGCCGCAAGCGGGTCTATGTCTATCCAAACACCGCGCCGTTCATCAAGCCGCAACACCTTGAGGACATTGCGCTGTTCGACGTCGAGGTCGATCTACCTTACGCGCCCTGGTACGACGCGCATGCGCAGGTGTTCGATCTCGAACCCGGCCAGATGCTGAACTGGCCGCTGAACGCGCCGCATCGCGTCGAGAATCTCGGCACCGTCAACATCTCCATGACGGTATCCTACGGCAACGACGAGATCCGCCGCGCCCAGATCGTCCACCTAGCCAACGGCCTGCTGCGTCACCGCTTCGGCTACACACCGAAGACCCGCAATCTGCGCGGGCCGTCTTTCTTCGCCAAGAAGGTGCTGCAAAAACTCGTGCGCGACAGCAAGTGGGTCAAGCGCGAGCGCAACGCGCGCCGCGCGATCGATTTCCGCCTCGACGCCACTGAGCCCGGCAGGATCGTCGATCTGCCGAAGGCGGCATAAGTCGCAACGCCGATGACGGTGCTGACGACCAGTGCGGGGCAATTGGCGGCGAGGTCCACAAGCCGCGCGGCCGGATTCCGCGTCGAGCTGCTGCGCGACTGGAAACAGGTCCTCGCGCGCTGGCACGACATCAGCCCGTTTACGCCATTCCAGCACCCGCAATGGTATGACGCATGGTACGCCGCCTTCGCCGGCGCCGAGGGTATTGAGCCGCTGATCGCAGTTGTCACTGACACCTCGACCGGCGAACCGGCGGTGCTGCTGCCGCTGATCCGCCGCGAGCAAGACAATATTGCAATTGTCGAATTCGCCGATCTCGATCTGACCGACTACAACGCGCCGATCCTGGGCAGCGCCGCGCCGTGCGATGCCAGGGCGGCGCGCATGCTGTGGCGCAGCCTGTTGTCGGCGCTGCGCCGGATGCCCGAGAAAGCCGATCTCATCCGCCTTCGCAAGGTGCCTGTCGATCTCGACGGCAGGCCAAACCCGCTGGCTTTGCTCGGCGCCGGCGGTCCGTGCGCGCTCAACGGCAATCTCGTCACGTCAGGCGAGGATTACGACGCCTGGCGCCACACGCTGGGGAGGACCGTACGCAAGGAGCTGGAGCGGAACTGGCGTGTGTTCACGCGCGATCCGGCCGCGTCCTTTGCGATCATCACCGATACCAGTGAGGCGTTGCGGATACTCTCGATCACCGAGGTCCAGCAGGGCGAACGGATGCAGAGCCTCGGGCTGAACTACATTCTCAATGACGAGACCTGCGCGGCGTTCTACCGCAATCTGGTTCGCGACGGCGTCGGCAACGGCTATGCGCTGGTCTCAGTGCTCACGGTCGGCGACGAGGTCGTGGCGACACTGCTCGGCATCAGGACGGGCTCACGCTACGTAATGATCCGCATCAGCAATGCCGGCGAGAAATGGTCGAACTGTTCGCCGGGCCGGCTGATCATCGAGCGTACCATGGCCGCCCTGCACAGGGATGGCGTTCGCGAGTTCGACTTCTCTGTCGGCAACTACGCTTACAAGCGCCGCTTCGGCGTGACGCGGCTGCCGCTGATCGACATCAGCGCCGCCTTGAGCTGGCGCGGATGGCCCTACGCACTTCGCGATCGTGTGGTACGCGCATTGCGCAACTACCCGCGGCTCGATGCCTGGCTGAGGCACGCGCTCGGTAAGCCGCTATCACGCGAAGAGAATTGACACATTGTTGCCGCACGGGAACGGCGTGCAAATATGCAACACATGCCAGGATTGTGCGGCTGTTCTTCCTGTGTTCACGAGAGTTGATGATCGCCTTTGCGGCAGCGGCGTATGCTCTGCGTCGGGTCAGGGACCACCGGTGAATGCTTTCTTGAAAGCTTTCTTGGGGAGAGCCGACATGCCAGCCTTTATCCATCAGCACGATATCGAACCAGCCTTCGTTCTCTGTCCGAGCTGCGTCGGACTGCCGATGTTTGTGCGCGACGTCGAGCCGCATTGGAGCATGGCGAAGATCGACTTCACCTATGAATGCGCCGACTGCGGCACCGAAGTTCGCCAGACCATCGTGAAACCGCAACTGCGGCATTAGCCGGTGAATTCACCGATTTCTTTGCTGCGATAGTGCGTTACGCCTGCGCCTAACCACCCTACACAGCAGCATCAAACCTGCCGCACCACACCCGGCTTGCCCGGATCGCATTCGAGTTCCCCGCGATTCCACTTCGCTGCAGTCGCCGCAGCCTCGTAGGTGCTCTGCAGGAAATCGAGCAGCGCCTCGTCGGGACCGGCAGCCGTTCGCACAGCGTCGTAGGGCAGAATGAATTCGCCGAGCGTTTCGCTGAAGAACGCAGCGTCCGGCCGCACCTTCGCCGCGCGGAAGCCTGATGGCTCGGGATAGGCATAGGAATAGAACGCGGGATAATCGATCGCGCCGCTGCCTGGCCAGAAGCCGGCGCTGCTGACCTCGTGTGAATAGGCTTCGTGTGCGACCGCGTCGGGCAAATTCGGTACGCCGCCGGGATGGCGCGGCGCGCGACGGCCCGAGAAGCGCGTCACCGCCAGATCGAAACTGCCCCAAAAGAAATGCACCGGGCTCGCCTTGCCGAGGAAGCCGGTTCGGAATTGCTTGAAGACGCGGTCGCAGTTGACGAGGATTTGCAGGAAGCGCCCGACGGCATCGGGATCGTAGGAGGCATGCGCGGTATCTTCTGGGAAGCGCACCGGATCGGGCAGTTCGTTCGGCATCTCGTCGATGGCAACGGCAATGCCGAGTTCGGCAAGCGCTGCCATGGTGGCGGCGTAGAAGCTGGCGACCGAATGTCCTGCTAGCGTAAATTGCTCCAGCGAGCCGTCGCTGGTCGAGATGCGCAGCGTGTGGTCAATGAAATCGAAGTCGATCTGGAACGTTCGCGCGCCGTCGGGGACCGGCGACGTCGTCAATCCGCGCGGCGTGACATAGAGCGTCACGTGCCAGGAATGATTGAGCCAGGGCGATTTTGTCAGCCGGATCTTGCCGACGATCTGGGTCCAGAGGTGCAGCGTCGCACAGGTGTCACGCCACGCCGCAGTCGGCAATTCCGGCCACGGGCCTTGCGAATTGTTACTCATACCAGAACCCTGCGCGTACCTGCTGTGAAGGCAGAAGGCGTATCACGAATTCACGAGGCTCACGAATTCACGAGGCCTTTAAAAACCGCGGCTCACGATTTCGTGCACTCCCGGCAGCGCCGCTGGCCGCGCGAGGCACGGTAGAGGTTTCTGCACCACCAGCGCCGCGCCATGGCTTGCAGCGGCCGGCGCGCCAGTTGAGCGATAAAGAGAATTTCGACCATCATTCTTCCGTCGTCCCGTGAGGGACGAGATAGGACGGCATTCCCGAATGAGAATGCCGCCCATATCGTATCAGCCATGCAGTTTGTTCGCGGTCTCCGCGATCACGCGCCCTTGGTAGCGCGCGCCGGCGAGTTCGTTCTCGCTTGGCTGGCGGCTGCCGTCGCCGCCGGTGATCGTGGTCGCGCCATAAGGCGCGCCGCCGGTGACTTCGTCGAGCTTCATCTGGCCGGCGAAGCCGTAGTTCAGGCCGACGATCGTCATGCCGAAGTGCAGCAGGTTGGTGATGATCGAGAACAGCGTGGTTTCCTGTCCGCCGTGCTGGGTAGCCGTTGAAGTAAATGCACCGCCGACCTTGCCGTGCAGCGCGCCCTTGGTCCAGAGGCCGCCGGACTGATCGAGGAAGTTCGCCATCTGCGAGGCCATCCGGCCGAAGCGCGTGCCGGTGCCGATGACGATCGCGTCGTAATTGGCGAGATCCTCGATGTTGGCGATCGGCGCGGCCTGGTCGAGCTTGTAATACGAAGCCTTGGCGACCGCTTCGGGCACCAACTCCGGCACGCGCTTGATGTCGACGGTAGCGCCGGCCTTGCGCGCGCCTTCTGCGACGGCATTCGCCATCGCCTCGATGTGACCGTAGGCGGAATAATAGAGCACGAGAACTTTGGCCATGATGGCTTTCCTTTTGGGTTTGCAGATGTGTCCGTTGTTGATTTCTGAGGTGTCATTGCCGGGCTTGACCCCGGCAATCCATCGCGCTTCGAAAGACTCCTCGCGAAGAGGATGGATGCCCGGGGCAAGCCCGGGCATGACGATCAGCGAGTGGCGCTACGCCGCATCGACCAGCACCAGTTCGGAATCTTCCAGCGCGGTAATCGTCAGCTTCGCCTCGTCGCGGATCGCAGCACCATCGCGGGCGTTGACGCGAACGCCGTTGACTTCGAGGCTGCCGGCCGCCGGCACGAGATAAAGATGACGCGCCTTCTGCGGTTCGTATTCCGCGCTTTCGCCGGCCTTCAGCGTGGTAGCGAGCACCCGCGCATCGGCGCGGATCGGCAGCGCATCCTTGTCGCCGGCGATGCCGCTGGCGATGGTGATGAGCTTGCCGGAGCGATCCGACTTCGGAAACGGTTTCGCGCCCCAGGTCGGCTGGCCGCCCTTCGTGGTCGGCTCGATCCAGATCTGGAAGATCTTGGTCTTCGAAGATTCCAGATTGTATTCGGAATGACGAATGCCGCTTCCGGCGCTCATCACCTGCACGTCGCCGGCTTCCGTTCGGCCCTCGTTGCCAAGCGAGTCCTGGTGCGTGATGGCGCCTTCGCGCACATAGGTGATGATTTCCATGTTGGCGTGGGGATGGGCGGGAAAGCCGGTGTTCGGCGCGATCTCGTCATCGTTCCACACCCGCAACGCGCCGTGGCCCATATTATCGGGATCGTAATGGCTGCCGAACGAGAAGTGATGTTTTGCCTTCAGCCAGCCGTGATCGGCGCTGGCGAGTCTTGCAAAAGGTCTGAGTTCGATCATTGGATTTCTCCGTTGCTTGCATTCCGATGGCCATTGGATATGCCGCCCGGCGTGGTATAGAAATAGAAACTATTGAAACGCATTGTTTCCAGAATTGACCTTGAAGGCGATCCGCATGTCAAAGCTCCCGGATTTCGAGGCGCTGGCGATTTTCGCAAAAGTCGTGGAAATGCGGTCGTTTGCAGCAACCGCGACCGAACTGGCGCTGTCCAAGGCGACGGTGTCCAAGGCGGTCAGCCGGCTGGAGCAGCGGCTCGGCGCGCGGCTGTTCAACCGCACCTCGCGGCGGCTCGCATTGACCGATGCCGGGCAGAAGCTCGCCGGGCGTGCGGCGCGCCTGCTGGCTGATGGTGAAGACGTCGAGAACGAGGCGTTATCGCAATCGATGGCGCCGCGCGGGCTGGTGCGGCTCGCGGTACCCATGACATTCGGCGTGAAAGCCGTCGCGCCGATCTTGCCGGAATTTCTTAGCACCTATCCGGAAGTCTCGATCGACCTGCACCTGAGCGACGCAACGGTGGACCTGATCGGCGAAGGGTTCGATGCCGGCCTGCGCATCGCGCGGCTGCCAGACTCTTCGCTGATCGCGCGGCGACTGTGCGCGATGGCGCGCTACACGGTAGCGGCGCCGTCATACCTGAAACGCCACGGCAGGCCGACGCATCCCATGCATCTTGCGGAGCATAAATGCTTCGACTACGCCTATCTCTCCACACCCGGCGTCTGGCACTACACCAACGGCTCTGGCGAGCAGGCCAGCGTGCGGCCCGCGGGCCAGCTCCGCGTCAATAATGGCGAGGCGTTGTTGCCGAGCGTCATCGCCGGGCTCGGCATCGCCGACCTGCCGGACTTCATCGTGGGCGACGCCGTTGCATCGGGCGAAGTCGAGGTGATCCTGAAAGGCTGGCACCAGCCGGAAGGCGCGGTGCATCTGGTCACCCCGCCCGGCGGCCCGCGGCCCGCGCGCGTGGAAGTGCTGGCGGAGTTTTTGGCGAAGCATTTTGCGAAGGCGAAGAAGCGGAAGTAGTCTCGTAGGGTGGGCAAAGCGCAGCGTGTCCACCGCTGATATGCACGGCCGGAAATTAGCTGAACGCGCACAATGAACACCGAGGCCCTAGAGATGGAGGCCACGCTGCGCTTCGCCCACCCCTACGGTTTGAGGCTAACGCCCATAAGAAATGCTGTGATCGCAGTCATAACGGGCCGTCGGATCCTGACTTCGCAACGCCTCGATCCGCTTCCACGTGTCCTGCCATGGGCCTTCGTCCGTTAGCGGAGTGCGAGCTCCGTCGCCAGCAGCCTTGAAAATCCGCCAGATAGGAAGCCGAGTAGCTGCGGATGAGTCGAAAAAGGCTTCGAGAAAAGTTGGAAACCAGCCAGAATCCATACCCATGCTTTGATGCTGTGGATCGTCCGCGTAGTGAAGCAGCCCCCACGGGCAACGCGGTCCAAAGCCGTATTCGCAATAGCCGATCGCCGTGTCCGAATGCCCAGCATCGTTGAGAACGATCCAGCAAGGATACTGTTGGCCTGGTGAGCCATAGTCCCAATCGCGAAGCACAACCTTCGGGGATACCAGCAATCCCCGAATGTGCGCGACAACGCGAGCGTCGGTTACAGTTGCCAGTTCGCGCCTGACGATGTCGTTCAATGTTTGGGCGTTGATCGGCAACTCGAATCCCCCGACTTTGCATGAGAGATTTGGGGCGCGGGTTCATTGTAGATCGGATGACGAGGCAGCGAAACCGGATTGAGCCCTTCCGGAATGGGAGATTGAGGTGGTGGCCGCTATCGCTCCCGCAGATGCGCACGGCCGGAAAGTTCGTTGAACGCACGCAATGAGCGCCAAGGCCGAGGGATGGTGGGCACGCTTCGCTTTGCCCACCCTACGAAATGAGGTTAGGCTGTCTTCAACAACGAAAACAAACGCCGAGGAGGCACCCACCAATGAACCGCCGCGAACTTCTCAAGGCCGCCGCCGCGCTGCCGCTGGCGCAAGCCGCGCTCTCCAACGCCGCCTCCGCGCAAGCCCCATATCCCTCGCGCAACATCACCATGATCGTCCCATTCCCGCCCGGCGGCCAAGCCGATCTCGCCGCACGCCCGATCGCGCAGGCGCTGGAGCGGATCCTCGGCAAGCCCGTGATCGTCGACAACCGCGCCGGCGGCGGTGGCGGATCGGTCGGCAATGCGGCAGCAGCGCGCGCCGAGCCCGATGGCCACACGCTATTGATGACGCTGTCCTCGCTGGCCGTATTGCCCGAAGCCGACCGGCTGTTCGATCGCCCGGTGGCGTATGAGGTCGCGCAGTTCGCGCCGATCGCGCGCGTGCTGGCCGATCCCACGCTATTGGCGGTGCCGGCGTCTGCGCCGTGGAAGACGCTGCAGGATTTCGTCGATGACGCCAAAAAACGTCCCGGGCAAATTCCGTATGGCTCGTCCGGTCCCTACGGCACGCTGCATGTGGCGATGGAAATGTTTGCGGCGAGCGCCGGCATCAAATTGCTGCATGTGCCGTTCCGCGGCGCCGGCCCCGCACTAGCCGCGCTCTTGAGCGGCACCGTACAGGCGATGGCATCCGCCCCGGGCACGCTGAAGCAGCAGGTCGATGACGGCAAGATGCGCGTGCTCGCCAATTGGGGCGCCGAGCGCGTCAAGAGTTTCCCCGACCTGCCGACCTTCCGCGAACTCGGCTACAAGGATGTCGAGTTCTACATCTGGGCGGGATTGTTCGCGCAAGTAGCCTTGCCGGCACCGATCATGACGCGGCTGCGTGAGGCGATGGCGCAAGCGGTGAAGGCGCCGGAGGTGGTGAAGACCTTCGAGACCGCCGGCAGCCCGGTCGCCTATCTCGACGCGCCGGAATTTGCAAAATTCGTCGCGGAAGACAGCGCGCGGCTGGTCGCGGCGGTGAAGAAGATCGGCAAGGTGGAGTAGGGAACCCGCTTCACAATTTTTTGTTCGCACTAACGTCGCGTGGCCGCATTCATTCCGCAGGCTGAACGCCGCCGCCGCGCGGAGTTCCGCGTCAACTCGAAATCGAACGAAAGGACTTTATCCATGCGAACGCAGCGGATTGTCCTCGGCCTCGCCATCGCGATCGGCGGAATAGGCGTGATCGCTCCCGCGTCGTCGCAGGAATACCGCGGAACCTGGGAACAGCAGATGGCCTGCACGCCGGATGTCTGGCGGCTCTGCGGCGACCAGATCCCGGATGTCAACCGGATCGTGGCCTGCTTGCGGCAGAACACGCCGCAGCTCTCCAGCAATTGCCGCGCGGTATTCGAATCGCAGGCCAATGCACAGCAGCCAACACAGCGTGTGCCACAGCAGATGGTGCCTCGTTCGCGCGCGCCGCAACAAGTGCAGCCGCAGGCCGTGCGGCCCCAGCCGCGACCGTTCTATTATGAGGAAGACGAATAGGCCGGCTCTTCCGGCGCGGGCCTGAGTTCGCAGACGTCGACCCATTCGGCTGCCGTCAGCTCCGCCATGCGTGCCGGCGTAATCTTCACCGCGCTATGGGTCGAGCCCGCGGCCGGCACCACGATATCGAACGCCTTCAGCGAGACGTCGCAATAGACCGGCAGCGGCTTCTTCAATCCGAACGGACAGACGCCGCCGACTTCGTGCCCGGTGATCTCGGCGACTTCCTCGAGGCCGAGCATTTTCGGCTTTCCCCCGAACAGCGCCTTCACCTTCTTGTTGTCCATTCGCGAGGTGCCGGCGGCCACGATCAGCACCACGCGGTCTCCGACCCGCAGGGACAGCGTCTTGGCGATCCGCGCCGGCTCGACGCCATAGGCTTCGGCGGCTAGCGCGACGGTGGCGGAGCTCATGCTGGATTCGATCACGGAGATATCGGGCGCCTTTTCTGCGAAGAAGGCGCGGACGGACTCAAGGCTCATCTTGTTCAGGACCTTTGGGCAGACACCAGGGTGGGAAGTTCGGCGAGGCCGTGGATGCGATGATCGGGCATGACGCCGAGTTCATCCATCTGGGTACGCAACGCCCAAAACATCGTCAATGGCGGCAGCGTCTCGCTTTCGAGGCAGGCCAATGCCATCGCTTCCGGCGTCACCCGCTCGATCCAGGCGACGTTGAGC
This genomic window contains:
- a CDS encoding glycosyltransferase family 2 protein, translating into MDGPDPSVRALRALVAVSPALDPTIETVVCIPCFRRPQYLRRTLESLAAQRTSRRFAVVMVENDASKSESVPVATEFLASGKFAGLCVIEPRQGNCHAINAAFETALQMFSAATSFLMIDDDEIASPDWLEQMVRTANATGADIVGGPVFPEFDDERKRGLRRHPAFAPAYDVSGSVPVIYGCGNCLIRRSVFARLGTPAFDLRFNFLGGGDTDFFYRCRRLGLRFHWVAEAVISETVPQSRTSLKWLAMRGLRIGAINYHVQRKATPTLWLRTKLTAKLLAALPLSFVYAVGVILTERERTMAMHPVTVAIGSALAVFGLEPQPYKASRIVS
- a CDS encoding O-antigen ligase family protein, with amino-acid sequence MSQLVDASEIRSVAAGIERQQVMDVVRGATFVGTLLLGWVSLHPFVSLGDMQIGDVGTGNELATYAMFGALSVLTIALAMRNDARGLATLLSPAFVLFGTWVLVTVVLSLDPTTSVRRLSLTICVVAVTAALMLLPRSQQELMHWFTIAALALLAICYLGILLAPDLSVHLATDPQEPGLAGNWRGTFGHKNQAAAIMVMVLFLGVYINRSGLWLSGAAIIALASLFLLYSAGKSSLTLCFAVLLLTSLASVIRSFWLRAIILLTPLLLLNLLSVGTVMFEGLAAISKLLPFDSTFTGRTDIWAFALQSLHARLLTGYGFASFWGSSAIQNLPEGKEWASFAAHSHNGYLDTALGMGVPGLLLLIVVLVIVPLRNFQRADEGGNNGPLAMMLLRIWLFGLYLSAMESFFLDRADPLWFTFLLAVFGLHYLARFRARA
- a CDS encoding cupin-like domain-containing protein; amino-acid sequence: MTGKIFGTWDETHSELWSHQPIRLEHEMHKSPAFSIDDLTQLIESYPREHYSLVKTGAKGSSRVWREGDIGNLSGRQVIEAISRGGLWLNMRDVGSVDSRYRKLIDRMFDEIAAKVPGFVVPNHQAGILISSPDAQVYYHADLPGQGLIQIAGRKRVYVYPNTAPFIKPQHLEDIALFDVEVDLPYAPWYDAHAQVFDLEPGQMLNWPLNAPHRVENLGTVNISMTVSYGNDEIRRAQIVHLANGLLRHRFGYTPKTRNLRGPSFFAKKVLQKLVRDSKWVKRERNARRAIDFRLDATEPGRIVDLPKAA
- a CDS encoding GNAT family N-acetyltransferase, whose translation is MTVLTTSAGQLAARSTSRAAGFRVELLRDWKQVLARWHDISPFTPFQHPQWYDAWYAAFAGAEGIEPLIAVVTDTSTGEPAVLLPLIRREQDNIAIVEFADLDLTDYNAPILGSAAPCDARAARMLWRSLLSALRRMPEKADLIRLRKVPVDLDGRPNPLALLGAGGPCALNGNLVTSGEDYDAWRHTLGRTVRKELERNWRVFTRDPAASFAIITDTSEALRILSITEVQQGERMQSLGLNYILNDETCAAFYRNLVRDGVGNGYALVSVLTVGDEVVATLLGIRTGSRYVMIRISNAGEKWSNCSPGRLIIERTMAALHRDGVREFDFSVGNYAYKRRFGVTRLPLIDISAALSWRGWPYALRDRVVRALRNYPRLDAWLRHALGKPLSREEN
- a CDS encoding DUF5996 family protein translates to MSNNSQGPWPELPTAAWRDTCATLHLWTQIVGKIRLTKSPWLNHSWHVTLYVTPRGLTTSPVPDGARTFQIDFDFIDHTLRISTSDGSLEQFTLAGHSVASFYAATMAALAELGIAVAIDEMPNELPDPVRFPEDTAHASYDPDAVGRFLQILVNCDRVFKQFRTGFLGKASPVHFFWGSFDLAVTRFSGRRAPRHPGGVPNLPDAVAHEAYSHEVSSAGFWPGSGAIDYPAFYSYAYPEPSGFRAAKVRPDAAFFSETLGEFILPYDAVRTAAGPDEALLDFLQSTYEAAATAAKWNRGELECDPGKPGVVRQV
- the wrbA gene encoding NAD(P)H:quinone oxidoreductase, coding for MAKVLVLYYSAYGHIEAMANAVAEGARKAGATVDIKRVPELVPEAVAKASYYKLDQAAPIANIEDLANYDAIVIGTGTRFGRMASQMANFLDQSGGLWTKGALHGKVGGAFTSTATQHGGQETTLFSIITNLLHFGMTIVGLNYGFAGQMKLDEVTGGAPYGATTITGGDGSRQPSENELAGARYQGRVIAETANKLHG
- a CDS encoding pirin family protein; amino-acid sequence: MIELRPFARLASADHGWLKAKHHFSFGSHYDPDNMGHGALRVWNDDEIAPNTGFPAHPHANMEIITYVREGAITHQDSLGNEGRTEAGDVQVMSAGSGIRHSEYNLESSKTKIFQIWIEPTTKGGQPTWGAKPFPKSDRSGKLITIASGIAGDKDALPIRADARVLATTLKAGESAEYEPQKARHLYLVPAAGSLEVNGVRVNARDGAAIRDEAKLTITALEDSELVLVDAA
- a CDS encoding LysR family transcriptional regulator, which codes for MSKLPDFEALAIFAKVVEMRSFAATATELALSKATVSKAVSRLEQRLGARLFNRTSRRLALTDAGQKLAGRAARLLADGEDVENEALSQSMAPRGLVRLAVPMTFGVKAVAPILPEFLSTYPEVSIDLHLSDATVDLIGEGFDAGLRIARLPDSSLIARRLCAMARYTVAAPSYLKRHGRPTHPMHLAEHKCFDYAYLSTPGVWHYTNGSGEQASVRPAGQLRVNNGEALLPSVIAGLGIADLPDFIVGDAVASGEVEVILKGWHQPEGAVHLVTPPGGPRPARVEVLAEFLAKHFAKAKKRK
- a CDS encoding tripartite tricarboxylate transporter substrate binding protein, with amino-acid sequence MNRRELLKAAAALPLAQAALSNAASAQAPYPSRNITMIVPFPPGGQADLAARPIAQALERILGKPVIVDNRAGGGGGSVGNAAAARAEPDGHTLLMTLSSLAVLPEADRLFDRPVAYEVAQFAPIARVLADPTLLAVPASAPWKTLQDFVDDAKKRPGQIPYGSSGPYGTLHVAMEMFAASAGIKLLHVPFRGAGPALAALLSGTVQAMASAPGTLKQQVDDGKMRVLANWGAERVKSFPDLPTFRELGYKDVEFYIWAGLFAQVALPAPIMTRLREAMAQAVKAPEVVKTFETAGSPVAYLDAPEFAKFVAEDSARLVAAVKKIGKVE